The proteins below are encoded in one region of Maribacter aestuarii:
- a CDS encoding lysophospholipid acyltransferase family protein: MGLVTAKEVAKAINLSKYGYLGTLTAWLLMKVTRLSSINKFYDKVAHLDCKEYADAILEHFEIDYEIPEDDFKRLPKDGSFITISNHPLGAIDGILLMKLMLPQRQDFKIMANFLLQRMVPLEPYILPVNPFEEHKGAKSSIAGFKNALQHVRDGHPLGIFPAGEVSTHREEKLIVDKPWEEAALKLIRKAEVPVVPIYFHAKNSKLFYRLSRWADVFRTALIPSQVYSQRNRPIKVRIGQPISVQLQKEQENLEEFTDLLRRKTYILANAYEKERLIDQIPTSLKIPKPPKKIASAMRKEVMQGEIDKLREKDCRLLQSKNYEVFLAKEKDMPFILKEIGRQREVTFRAIGEGTNKAIDLDVFDSYYHHLFLWDDDDKCIVGAYRMGMGSEIFPKYGIDGFYLQDLFRVEPELYGMMRNSIEMGRAYIVKEYQQKPMPLFLLWKGIVHTTLRHPEHKYLIGGVSISNQFSNFSKSLMIEFMKSNYWDPYVAQYIRPKKEFKVKLKDADKEFVFDETQADLNKFDRLIDEVEPGNLRLPVLIKKYIKQNAKVVAFNVDPLFNNSVDGLMYIKIADLPESTVKPVMEEFQAELERKLAESQMQLKEEES; encoded by the coding sequence ATGGGTTTAGTGACCGCAAAAGAAGTGGCAAAAGCCATTAATTTATCCAAATATGGTTATTTAGGTACTTTAACAGCTTGGCTATTGATGAAGGTCACTCGGTTATCCAGCATCAATAAATTTTATGATAAAGTTGCGCATCTGGATTGTAAGGAATATGCGGACGCCATCTTGGAGCATTTTGAGATAGATTATGAAATTCCCGAAGACGACTTTAAAAGATTGCCCAAGGACGGTTCATTTATCACTATAAGTAATCATCCGCTAGGAGCTATAGATGGTATTTTATTAATGAAACTGATGTTGCCCCAAAGGCAGGATTTTAAAATAATGGCCAATTTTTTACTTCAGCGGATGGTGCCGCTAGAGCCCTATATATTACCGGTTAACCCGTTCGAAGAGCACAAAGGTGCTAAAAGTAGTATTGCTGGTTTCAAAAATGCCCTGCAACATGTTAGGGACGGTCACCCTCTAGGAATTTTCCCTGCTGGGGAAGTGTCTACCCACAGGGAAGAAAAACTAATTGTGGACAAACCTTGGGAAGAGGCCGCTTTAAAGTTGATACGAAAAGCCGAGGTGCCAGTGGTTCCTATTTATTTTCATGCTAAAAACAGTAAACTATTCTACCGTCTTTCTCGATGGGCGGATGTATTTAGGACCGCACTGATTCCTTCTCAGGTTTATTCTCAGAGAAATAGGCCCATTAAAGTCAGGATAGGGCAGCCTATTTCTGTTCAATTACAGAAGGAACAGGAAAATTTAGAGGAGTTCACGGATTTGCTGCGCAGAAAAACATACATCCTGGCCAATGCTTATGAGAAGGAACGGTTGATTGATCAAATCCCCACTTCCTTAAAAATTCCGAAGCCGCCTAAAAAAATTGCTTCAGCAATGCGAAAGGAGGTAATGCAGGGAGAAATAGATAAGCTTCGCGAAAAAGATTGCCGGCTTTTACAAAGTAAAAATTATGAGGTTTTCCTGGCCAAGGAAAAGGACATGCCTTTTATCCTTAAAGAAATTGGAAGGCAAAGAGAGGTGACGTTTAGGGCCATAGGGGAGGGCACGAACAAGGCTATCGACCTGGATGTTTTTGATTCCTACTACCATCATCTTTTTCTTTGGGACGATGACGATAAGTGCATTGTGGGCGCCTATAGAATGGGTATGGGGTCTGAAATATTCCCAAAGTACGGAATAGATGGTTTCTACCTTCAGGATTTGTTTCGTGTTGAGCCGGAGCTTTATGGAATGATGCGTAATTCGATTGAAATGGGACGCGCATATATTGTCAAAGAATATCAACAAAAACCGATGCCGCTTTTCCTGCTCTGGAAAGGAATCGTGCATACCACCCTTAGACACCCGGAACATAAATACTTAATCGGTGGGGTTAGTATAAGTAACCAGTTTTCCAATTTTTCCAAGTCCTTGATGATTGAATTTATGAAGTCTAATTATTGGGATCCATACGTGGCACAATATATAAGGCCCAAAAAGGAATTTAAGGTAAAATTAAAGGATGCCGATAAAGAATTCGTCTTTGATGAGACCCAAGCCGATTTGAACAAATTTGACCGTTTGATCGATGAGGTAGAGCCTGGAAACCTGCGCCTCCCAGTTTTGATTAAAAAGTATATTAAGCAAAATGCAAAAGTCGTAGCCTTTAATGTGGACCCCCTATTTAACAATTCCGTGGATGGATTGATGTATATTAAGATTGCGGATTTACCGGAAAGCACCGTAAAACCAGTAATGGAAGAGTTTCAGGCCGAACTGGAAAGAAAATTAGCGGAGTCGCAGATGCAGTTAAAAGAAGAGGAATCCTAA
- a CDS encoding TerB family tellurite resistance protein, which yields MSFTDLYGNSEHRRNLAHFAAMATLAASDGVIDEQEKELLDRFALKLNISVEEYKEVMKPTNKYPIEPPIDSEKRLERLYDLFTIIFADSVIDDEEMVLLRKYAIGLGYSTETADKIIKRSVKIFSGKIDFEDYSYLLKR from the coding sequence ATGTCATTTACAGATTTATACGGTAATAGTGAACACAGAAGAAATTTAGCGCATTTTGCAGCCATGGCTACTTTGGCGGCTTCTGATGGGGTAATAGACGAGCAAGAAAAAGAGTTATTGGACAGGTTTGCACTTAAGTTGAATATCTCTGTTGAAGAATATAAGGAGGTAATGAAACCCACCAATAAATATCCTATTGAACCACCCATCGATTCAGAAAAGAGATTGGAGCGACTATATGACCTTTTTACGATTATTTTTGCGGATAGTGTTATAGATGACGAAGAAATGGTGCTGTTGAGAAAATATGCCATCGGTCTTGGGTATTCTACTGAAACTGCGGACAAAATTATAAAACGTTCCGTCAAAATATTTAGTGGGAAAATTGATTTTGAAGATTACAGCTACTTATTGAAACGTTAA
- the fbp gene encoding class 1 fructose-bisphosphatase — protein MIRKRNQTLGEFIIENQDSFKYSSGELSKLINAIRLAAKVVNHEVNKAGLVDVIGAAGDTNIQGEDQQKLDVFANEKFIQTLKNREIVCGIASEEEDDFISINSNDEQHQNKYVVLIDPLDGSSNIDVNVSVGTIFSIYRRITPVGTPVTLEDFLQPGSKQVAAGYVVYGTSTMLVYTTGDGVNGFTLNPALGTFYLSHPDMKFPETGKIYSVNEGNYIHFLQGVKDYIKYCQEEEDDRPYTSRYIGSLVSDFHRNMIKGGIYMYPKSSITESGKLRLLYECNPMAFIAEQANGLAVGGKTRILDIVPTELHQRVPFFCGSRKMVEKLQQFLDKYH, from the coding sequence ATGATTAGAAAAAGAAATCAGACCCTTGGGGAGTTCATTATTGAAAACCAGGATTCTTTCAAATACTCATCCGGAGAACTTTCCAAGCTGATAAACGCCATACGCTTAGCGGCAAAAGTAGTTAACCACGAAGTAAACAAAGCAGGTCTTGTCGATGTTATTGGGGCTGCCGGAGACACCAACATTCAAGGAGAAGATCAACAGAAATTGGATGTTTTCGCCAATGAAAAGTTTATCCAGACCCTTAAGAATAGGGAAATAGTCTGTGGAATAGCCTCGGAAGAAGAGGACGATTTTATCAGTATCAATAGCAATGATGAACAGCATCAGAACAAATATGTCGTTCTAATTGATCCCCTGGACGGTTCTTCTAATATAGATGTCAATGTTTCCGTTGGGACAATTTTTTCCATTTACCGAAGGATCACCCCTGTTGGAACACCTGTCACACTGGAGGACTTTTTACAGCCTGGTAGCAAACAGGTTGCCGCTGGCTATGTGGTATACGGCACGTCCACCATGCTGGTATACACCACTGGGGATGGTGTTAATGGCTTTACCCTAAACCCGGCATTGGGTACCTTTTACTTGTCCCACCCCGATATGAAGTTTCCGGAAACCGGTAAGATATATTCGGTCAACGAGGGCAACTACATACATTTCTTACAGGGTGTTAAAGACTATATCAAATACTGCCAAGAGGAAGAAGACGACAGACCTTATACTTCCAGGTATATTGGTTCCCTAGTATCGGATTTTCATAGAAATATGATCAAGGGAGGTATTTATATGTATCCCAAAAGCAGTATTACGGAAAGTGGAAAGCTTAGACTGCTATATGAGTGTAATCCAATGGCGTTTATAGCGGAACAAGCGAACGGATTGGCAGTAGGCGGTAAAACCCGTATTCTGGACATTGTTCCCACGGAACTACACCAACGTGTACCTTTCTTTTGCGGAAGTCGAAAAATGGTAGAAAAACTACAACAATTTTTGGATAAGTATCATTAA
- a CDS encoding GNAT family N-acetyltransferase yields the protein MEYLIREALPEDMSQVLKLVKELAVFEKEPDEVEVTEQDLVKDGFSDPKKFQCFVAESETDIVGMALVYPRYSTWKGPVIHLEDLIITENMRGSGLGTALLNKVVQYGHGLGVKRISWEVLDWNEPAINFYESKGARVMRDWDVVQLNEQGIADFLKNMEQ from the coding sequence ATGGAATATTTAATAAGAGAAGCATTGCCAGAAGACATGTCCCAAGTTCTAAAATTGGTAAAGGAACTTGCGGTGTTTGAAAAAGAACCAGATGAAGTAGAGGTAACAGAGCAGGATTTGGTAAAGGATGGATTTTCCGATCCTAAAAAATTCCAATGCTTTGTGGCTGAATCTGAAACTGATATAGTGGGCATGGCGTTGGTTTATCCTCGGTATTCCACTTGGAAAGGACCCGTCATTCATTTAGAGGATTTGATCATTACGGAAAATATGCGGGGATCAGGTCTTGGAACAGCACTTTTAAATAAAGTGGTGCAATACGGTCATGGTTTAGGTGTAAAACGTATCAGCTGGGAAGTATTGGACTGGAACGAACCCGCCATCAACTTTTATGAAAGTAAAGGCGCTAGGGTAATGCGTGATTGGGATGTGGTTCAGTTGAACGAACAGGGCATTGCGGATTTTTTGAAAAACATGGAACAATAG
- a CDS encoding aspartate kinase, producing MRVFKFGGASVKDADGVKNVVKVLKEVGHENTLLVISAMGKTTNAMEEIVDAYFDDKTEIVHKIDAVVEYHNGILKELFPNHQHQVYKDVKTLIEEVKGFLAWNKSPKYNFVYDQVVGYGELLSTAIVSAYFEEIGIRNQLLDVRSFIKTDSSYRDTTVIWEKTQEHISKIDRSILNITQGFLGSDENNFTTTLGREGSDYSAAILAYCLNADSVTIWKDVPGVLNADPRYFKETQLLNNISYREAIELAFYGASVIHPKTLQPLQRKEIALHVKSFLNPMESGTTVGKGVGIEPEVPCFIVKKNQVLMKLSSLDFSFIVEDSISELFKLFHEHKMKVDLIQNSAISFSVCVDNKFGGLQALLDQLKSKFKVVHQEGVSLYTIRHFNSKALESLQNGHEILLEQRGKETVQLVVK from the coding sequence ATGAGGGTATTCAAATTTGGAGGTGCATCCGTAAAAGATGCGGACGGCGTAAAGAATGTGGTTAAGGTCCTTAAAGAGGTTGGTCACGAAAATACATTGTTAGTGATTTCGGCTATGGGTAAAACCACTAATGCCATGGAAGAAATCGTGGATGCATATTTTGATGACAAAACGGAAATCGTGCACAAAATCGATGCAGTTGTGGAGTATCACAACGGAATTTTAAAAGAGTTGTTTCCCAATCATCAACATCAAGTCTACAAAGACGTAAAAACGCTAATAGAAGAAGTAAAAGGTTTTTTGGCATGGAACAAATCGCCCAAATACAATTTTGTGTATGATCAGGTAGTAGGATATGGAGAACTTTTATCTACAGCCATTGTAAGTGCCTATTTTGAAGAAATTGGGATTAGAAACCAATTGCTGGATGTAAGAAGTTTTATAAAAACCGATAGCAGTTATAGGGATACCACGGTTATTTGGGAAAAGACCCAAGAGCACATTTCCAAAATTGATCGGAGTATTCTTAATATAACCCAAGGTTTTTTAGGCAGTGATGAAAATAATTTTACCACTACGCTAGGCAGGGAAGGGTCCGATTACTCCGCAGCCATCCTGGCCTACTGTCTAAATGCAGATTCCGTAACCATTTGGAAGGATGTTCCGGGTGTTCTGAATGCCGATCCACGGTATTTCAAAGAGACACAATTATTGAATAATATCTCCTATAGGGAAGCTATAGAACTTGCTTTTTACGGTGCATCGGTTATTCACCCTAAGACATTACAACCGCTTCAAAGAAAGGAAATAGCCTTACACGTTAAATCTTTTTTAAACCCTATGGAATCCGGAACCACGGTAGGAAAAGGGGTAGGGATTGAGCCCGAAGTACCTTGTTTTATCGTCAAAAAAAATCAAGTGTTGATGAAATTGTCTTCTTTGGATTTCTCTTTTATCGTTGAAGACAGCATAAGCGAACTTTTTAAACTTTTTCATGAGCATAAAATGAAGGTGGATTTGATTCAGAATTCGGCCATTAGTTTTTCGGTTTGCGTAGACAACAAGTTCGGAGGTTTACAAGCCTTACTAGATCAATTGAAAAGTAAGTTCAAAGTGGTGCACCAAGAAGGAGTTTCCCTGTATACCATCAGACATTTTAATTCAAAAGCTTTGGAATCTTTACAAAACGGTCATGAAATCTTGTTGGAACAACGTGGAAAAGAGACGGTTCAATTGGTGGTCAAGTAG
- a CDS encoding ligase-associated DNA damage response exonuclease: MKDPLLEFTDKGIYCSAAKVYLDPWKPVDKAIISHGHADHSRWGHKHYITHHRNVPIISHRLGEINVVGKEWGETFIINNVKFSLHPAGHIIGSSQIRVEHKGEVWVFTGDYKTEDDGISTPYEPIKCHTFITECTFGLPAFKWTAQASVLDDINQWWSENRAEGKTSVLFGYSLGKAQRLLKYLDTDIGKIYTHGAIENMTQVLRPLVDFPETTLITRETKKDELLGNIVLAPPSAHGSTWIRKMVPFVTASASGWMTFRGARRRRAIDKGFVLSDHCDWQGLLDSIEATGAEKIISTHGYTEIFSRYLREQGYDARTEETQYGEEEIEANVAKEEVEA; encoded by the coding sequence ATGAAAGACCCACTTTTAGAATTTACAGATAAAGGAATTTACTGCAGTGCCGCCAAGGTATATTTAGACCCATGGAAACCTGTGGACAAGGCCATAATTTCGCATGGCCATGCGGATCACAGTCGCTGGGGGCATAAACATTATATTACCCATCACAGAAATGTACCCATAATATCTCACAGACTGGGAGAGATAAACGTCGTTGGAAAAGAATGGGGCGAGACCTTTATTATAAACAATGTGAAATTCAGCCTGCATCCTGCTGGGCATATCATTGGATCGTCCCAGATTCGTGTGGAGCACAAAGGTGAAGTATGGGTATTTACGGGCGATTACAAAACGGAAGATGATGGTATCTCAACACCTTATGAGCCCATAAAATGCCATACCTTCATTACTGAATGTACTTTTGGGCTACCGGCCTTTAAATGGACTGCCCAAGCGTCCGTTTTGGATGATATAAATCAATGGTGGAGTGAGAATAGAGCAGAAGGAAAAACATCCGTATTATTCGGGTATAGTCTAGGTAAGGCACAGCGCTTGTTAAAATATCTGGACACTGATATTGGAAAAATATATACGCATGGTGCCATTGAAAATATGACTCAGGTCTTGCGCCCTTTGGTCGATTTTCCTGAAACTACTTTAATCACAAGGGAAACCAAAAAAGACGAACTTTTGGGAAATATAGTGCTTGCCCCTCCCAGTGCCCATGGCTCCACATGGATCAGGAAGATGGTGCCTTTTGTAACGGCTTCCGCCAGTGGATGGATGACCTTTCGCGGTGCCAGAAGACGTAGGGCAATTGACAAGGGCTTTGTGCTTAGTGACCATTGTGATTGGCAAGGACTTTTGGACAGTATTGAAGCAACAGGTGCTGAAAAAATTATTAGTACCCATGGCTATACAGAAATATTTTCTCGCTATTTAAGGGAGCAAGGTTATGATGCCCGTACCGAGGAAACACAGTACGGGGAAGAAGAAATTGAAGCGAATGTCGCTAAGGAAGAAGTTGAAGCATGA
- a CDS encoding ligase-associated DNA damage response DEXH box helicase has protein sequence MTRDELYQIAKDWFNEQGWKPFPFQKQTWKAFLQGKHGLLNAPTGSGKTYALWFPIVLNYIKQNPDYKNNHKKGLKAVWITPLRALSQEIRQSAQRVTADLGTQMTVGIRTGDTTTKQRAQQKKQMPDLLITTPESLQLLLATKGYDKIFKDCNAIVVDEWHELLGTKRGVQMELALSRLTNVSKDLRIWGISATIGNLEQAREVLLGPDTKALENSVMIKANINKKITVRSIIPDKMETFPWRGHLGLHLLEYVIPIINKSKTTLLFTNTRSQCEIWFQKILEKHPEFAGEIAMHHGSINKDTRVWVENAIRNEELKAVVCTSSLDLGVDFAPVETVVQIGGPKGVARFLQRAGRSGHRPGKESVIYFLPTHAIELIEASALQEAVRQNAVEDRMPYLNSFDVLLQYLTTLAISDGFYPDEIYNEVRNTFCYQALSKEQWQWLLNFIVMGSQSLQTYDEYKKVEIEADGKFKVNNKGVAMRHRFQIGTIVGDVNLTVRYQKGGYIGSIEEYFISKLNRGDVFTFAGRNLEFIRIKDMQVHVKNSTKKTNKISSWMGSRLTLSAQMSKLLREEMYTANDDPKNQSVEIRSLSHLFERQRRESIVPGPDEFLIESFKTRDGYHHLFYPFEGRFVHEAMGSLLGYRISLLSPITFSLAFNDYGFELLSDKEIDIQQVLDNNLFTSDYLLDDLQKSLNATEMARRKFRDVAIISGMVFTGYPNKGIKMKHLQSNSQLLFEVFRDYEPENLLFQQAFTETFQHQLEEGRLRLSMERIATQKIIWKQCEKATPFSFPLITDRLSREKLSSEKLEDRIKRMAALLMKK, from the coding sequence ATGACCAGAGACGAACTTTACCAAATTGCTAAAGACTGGTTCAATGAACAGGGATGGAAACCTTTTCCGTTCCAAAAACAAACCTGGAAGGCTTTTTTGCAGGGTAAACACGGACTTCTAAACGCACCCACGGGCAGTGGTAAGACCTATGCGTTATGGTTTCCCATTGTACTGAATTACATTAAACAAAACCCTGACTATAAAAACAATCACAAAAAGGGTTTAAAAGCGGTGTGGATTACTCCTTTACGTGCACTATCCCAAGAAATAAGGCAATCGGCACAGCGTGTAACTGCGGATTTGGGCACCCAAATGACCGTTGGCATAAGAACAGGCGACACCACTACAAAACAAAGGGCCCAGCAAAAAAAACAGATGCCGGATTTATTGATTACCACTCCGGAAAGCCTACAACTTTTGCTTGCAACTAAAGGGTACGATAAAATTTTTAAGGATTGTAATGCAATCGTCGTAGATGAATGGCACGAGCTTTTGGGTACTAAAAGGGGTGTGCAGATGGAGCTTGCCTTATCTCGATTAACAAACGTCTCCAAAGACCTTCGTATTTGGGGAATATCCGCCACCATCGGCAACTTGGAACAAGCACGAGAAGTTTTACTGGGCCCTGATACTAAGGCTTTGGAGAACTCGGTTATGATCAAAGCCAACATCAATAAGAAAATTACGGTACGGAGTATCATTCCTGATAAAATGGAAACTTTTCCGTGGCGCGGGCACTTAGGCCTTCATTTACTGGAATATGTAATACCCATCATCAATAAAAGTAAAACCACACTGCTTTTCACCAATACCCGGAGCCAATGTGAGATATGGTTCCAAAAGATATTAGAAAAACATCCGGAATTTGCCGGAGAAATAGCCATGCATCATGGCAGCATTAATAAAGATACGCGTGTTTGGGTAGAAAATGCTATTCGTAATGAAGAGCTAAAGGCCGTGGTTTGCACATCCAGTCTAGATCTTGGTGTCGATTTCGCTCCTGTGGAAACTGTGGTCCAAATTGGTGGTCCAAAAGGGGTTGCCCGTTTTTTACAACGTGCCGGAAGAAGCGGACACAGACCGGGAAAAGAAAGTGTAATTTATTTTCTTCCCACCCACGCCATAGAGTTAATAGAGGCATCGGCGTTGCAAGAAGCCGTAAGGCAAAATGCGGTGGAGGACCGCATGCCCTATCTCAATAGTTTTGACGTTTTATTACAATATCTGACCACCTTGGCTATATCTGACGGATTTTATCCCGATGAAATATACAATGAGGTCCGTAACACATTTTGCTATCAAGCGCTGTCCAAAGAACAATGGCAATGGTTGTTGAATTTTATAGTCATGGGTAGTCAGAGCTTACAGACTTATGATGAATACAAAAAAGTGGAGATTGAAGCTGATGGCAAATTCAAAGTAAATAACAAAGGGGTAGCAATGCGGCATCGGTTTCAAATTGGTACCATAGTCGGTGATGTTAACCTTACGGTACGTTATCAAAAAGGTGGCTACATTGGCTCCATAGAGGAATATTTTATTTCCAAGCTCAACCGTGGCGACGTTTTTACGTTTGCGGGAAGAAACTTGGAATTTATCCGAATAAAGGACATGCAGGTTCATGTAAAGAATTCCACTAAAAAAACGAATAAAATATCTAGTTGGATGGGCAGTCGTTTAACGCTTTCCGCCCAAATGTCGAAGTTACTCCGTGAGGAAATGTACACTGCAAATGACGACCCAAAGAACCAATCGGTTGAAATAAGATCATTGTCCCATTTATTCGAGCGACAACGAAGGGAAAGTATCGTACCTGGACCCGATGAATTTCTGATAGAATCCTTTAAAACAAGGGACGGGTACCACCATTTGTTCTATCCTTTTGAAGGAAGATTTGTACATGAGGCCATGGGCAGTCTTTTAGGCTACCGTATAAGCCTTTTATCACCCATAACATTTTCGCTCGCGTTCAACGATTACGGTTTTGAGTTGTTGTCGGATAAGGAAATAGATATTCAACAAGTATTGGACAACAATCTCTTTACTTCTGATTATCTTTTGGACGACCTTCAAAAAAGTCTGAACGCTACAGAGATGGCTCGACGTAAATTCAGGGACGTCGCGATTATCAGCGGAATGGTCTTTACGGGGTATCCAAACAAGGGTATAAAAATGAAGCACTTGCAAAGCAACTCGCAATTATTGTTTGAAGTTTTCCGAGATTATGAGCCGGAAAACCTTCTGTTTCAACAGGCTTTCACCGAGACTTTTCAACATCAACTAGAGGAGGGGCGTTTGCGACTTTCCATGGAGCGTATTGCCACACAGAAAATCATCTGGAAACAATGTGAAAAAGCAACACCGTTCTCTTTTCCACTTATAACAGATAGGCTGAGTAGGGAAAAATTATCCAGTGAAAAACTGGAGGACCGCATTAAACGTATGGCCGCATTGTTGATGAAGAAATAA
- a CDS encoding GNAT family N-acetyltransferase, with the protein MKPEDWDSVSKIYEEGIATGFATFETSIPTYESWDNAHLKTCRLVAERNGEVLGWAALSPVSSRCVYGGVAEVSVYVGQNNRGLGLGELLMNRLISKSEADGLWTLQSGIFPENEGSIKLHKKVGFRCIGKRERVGKLAGEWKDNVLFERRSTTVGID; encoded by the coding sequence ATGAAACCTGAAGACTGGGATTCCGTTTCAAAAATATATGAAGAAGGAATTGCCACCGGGTTCGCAACTTTTGAAACCAGTATCCCTACGTACGAATCTTGGGACAACGCCCATCTAAAAACGTGTAGGTTAGTTGCTGAAAGAAATGGAGAAGTACTGGGTTGGGCCGCACTTTCACCGGTTTCAAGTAGATGCGTTTATGGTGGTGTGGCAGAGGTAAGTGTGTATGTTGGACAAAATAATCGAGGTTTAGGCTTGGGAGAATTATTGATGAACAGATTGATTTCTAAAAGCGAGGCGGACGGCCTATGGACTTTACAATCTGGTATATTTCCAGAAAATGAGGGAAGTATCAAACTTCATAAGAAAGTTGGTTTTCGTTGTATAGGAAAACGCGAACGGGTGGGTAAACTGGCGGGAGAATGGAAAGATAATGTCCTTTTTGAACGTAGGAGCACCACTGTTGGTATTGATTAG
- a CDS encoding ATP-dependent DNA ligase yields the protein MKKFAALIKALDSTNKTNLKVSALSAYFKNVDDKDKVWTIAILSHRRPPRPVNTTLLREWASELADIPLWLFEESYHIVGDLAETIALIIPSSKTSTEKSLTQFLEEMISLKKKSDEKKKAYLYDNWKVLDYYERFVFTKLITGGFRIGVSQKLMTRALSSATEIDEDILAYKLMGNWDPNIISFQELILEENESDYLSKPYPFYLAYAIEDEVEDLGPVADWSLEHKWDGIRSQVILRNDEIFVWSRGEELVTDKYPEFNSFIGSIPNGTVIDGEILPFPNQAIGTFNELQTRIGRKTVSKSLLEKVPVILKAYDLLEWEGQDIRNKPFLERRRLLETLFKSIGRTEEIQGTDSQHSRSVVPERNQIVVPERSRRDIPFHLSETMSFNSWEEVAKERGRSREMRSEGLMLKRKDSPYLVGRKKGDWWKWKVDPLTIDAVLTYAMRGHGRRSNLFTDYTFALWDENEDGEKELVTFAKAYSGLTDAEFRKVDAWIKKNTLERFGPVRSVTPHHVFEIAFEGIALSKRHKSGVATRFPRILRWRKRQDHPRGGYFGHPKTND from the coding sequence ATGAAGAAATTTGCAGCACTTATCAAAGCCTTGGACAGTACGAACAAGACGAACCTTAAAGTTAGTGCGTTATCAGCGTATTTTAAGAATGTGGATGATAAGGACAAAGTATGGACTATTGCCATCCTTTCCCACCGCCGTCCACCCAGACCCGTGAATACGACACTTCTACGAGAATGGGCTTCTGAGTTGGCCGACATCCCTTTATGGCTTTTTGAAGAAAGTTATCATATCGTGGGTGATTTGGCAGAGACCATCGCACTGATAATTCCATCCTCTAAAACATCCACGGAAAAAAGTTTGACCCAGTTCCTTGAGGAAATGATTTCATTAAAGAAGAAATCCGATGAGAAGAAAAAGGCCTACCTCTATGATAATTGGAAAGTACTGGATTACTATGAGCGATTCGTTTTCACCAAATTGATTACTGGTGGATTCCGTATTGGTGTGAGTCAAAAATTAATGACGAGGGCCCTCTCCAGCGCAACGGAGATTGACGAGGATATTTTAGCTTATAAACTAATGGGTAATTGGGATCCCAATATCATCAGCTTTCAAGAACTAATACTTGAGGAGAACGAAAGTGATTATCTATCCAAACCTTACCCATTTTATCTAGCCTATGCCATTGAAGATGAAGTGGAAGATCTGGGACCGGTAGCCGACTGGTCCTTAGAACATAAATGGGACGGTATTCGTTCGCAGGTTATCCTAAGAAACGACGAAATATTCGTTTGGAGTCGTGGCGAGGAATTGGTCACCGATAAGTATCCTGAATTCAATTCCTTCATAGGCAGCATTCCCAACGGTACGGTAATCGACGGAGAGATACTACCTTTTCCTAACCAAGCAATTGGCACTTTTAACGAGTTACAAACAAGAATCGGCAGAAAAACGGTTTCAAAATCACTCTTGGAAAAGGTTCCCGTAATCCTAAAAGCTTACGACCTTTTGGAATGGGAGGGCCAGGATATACGGAACAAACCTTTTTTAGAAAGAAGGCGTTTACTGGAAACTTTATTTAAATCGATAGGTCGTACTGAGGAAATTCAAGGTACAGACTCTCAGCACAGTCGAAGTGTGGTCCCTGAGAGGAATCAAATTGTGGTCCCTGAGCGGAGTCGAAGGGACATTCCCTTTCACCTCTCTGAAACCATGTCCTTTAATTCATGGGAAGAAGTGGCCAAAGAGCGGGGACGGTCCAGGGAAATGCGGAGCGAGGGATTGATGTTGAAGCGTAAGGATTCGCCCTACTTGGTCGGCAGGAAAAAAGGGGATTGGTGGAAATGGAAGGTAGACCCCTTAACTATTGATGCCGTACTTACCTACGCCATGAGAGGTCACGGTCGAAGAAGTAATTTGTTTACCGATTATACTTTTGCGCTTTGGGACGAGAACGAAGATGGAGAAAAAGAACTGGTCACTTTTGCTAAGGCCTACTCCGGATTGACCGATGCGGAATTCAGAAAAGTGGATGCGTGGATAAAGAAAAATACACTTGAACGTTTTGGACCGGTCCGCAGCGTGACGCCGCATCATGTTTTCGAAATCGCTTTTGAAGGCATAGCGTTATCCAAACGCCATAAAAGTGGTGTGGCTACCAGGTTTCCTAGAATTTTACGGTGGAGAAAAAGACAAGACCATCCACGAGGCGGATACTTTGGTCACCCTAAAACAAATGATTGA